Proteins from a single region of Ziziphus jujuba cultivar Dongzao chromosome 1, ASM3175591v1:
- the LOC107413489 gene encoding mitochondrial ATP-independent inner membrane protease subunit 1a-like isoform X2, producing MGLRNLRQVESKAKELLFVMKEKSIVREAWDKTLGLAKLLCGLHVTNAYLCTFVLTYGPSMLPTLSLTGDLLLAERISTRFGMVRRGDIVLVRSPKVPTKVVTKRLIGMEGDSVTYIVDPENSDRCETIVGHVWVEGDNIYVSNDSRKFGPVPYGLLQGKVFWRIWPPKVFGPLEQKKVKDAMA from the exons atggggcTGAGAAACCTGAGGCAAGTTGAGAGTAAAGCGAAGGAACTTCTGTTCGTgatgaaagaaaaaagcataGTCCGAGAAGCATGGGATAAAACCCTTGGTCTAGCAAAGCTCTTATGCGGCCTCCACGTCACCAACGCTTACCTCTGCACTTTTGTTCTG ACCTACGGTCCCAGTATGCTCCCTACTCTGAGTCTCACCGGTGATTTGCTACTGGCCGAACGGATCTCCACCAGGTTCGGCATGGTGCGTCGAGGTGATATTGTTCTTGTACGCTCGCCAAAGGTCCCTACGAAAGTCGTCACCAAGCGCTTGATTGGCATGGAGGGCGACTCTGTTACGTACATTGTGGACCCTGAGAACAGTGATAGATGCGAAACCATTGTG GGACATGTCTGGGTAGAAGGAGACAATATCTATGTTTCCAATGATTCGAGAAAATTTGGTCCTGTTCCTTATGGTCTCCTTCAAGGCAAAGTATTCTGGAGG ATATGGCCACCCAAGGTTTTTGGACCACTTGAACAGAAGAAAGTGAAGGATGCAATGGCATAA
- the LOC107413489 gene encoding mitochondrial ATP-independent inner membrane protease subunit 1a-like isoform X1 produces the protein MGLRNLRQVESKAKELLFVMKEKSIVREAWDKTLGLAKLLCGLHVTNAYLCTFVLTYGPSMLPTLSLTGDLLLAERISTRFGMVRRGDIVLVRSPKVPTKVVTKRLIGMEGDSVTYIVDPENSDRCETIVVPKGHVWVEGDNIYVSNDSRKFGPVPYGLLQGKVFWRIWPPKVFGPLEQKKVKDAMA, from the exons atggggcTGAGAAACCTGAGGCAAGTTGAGAGTAAAGCGAAGGAACTTCTGTTCGTgatgaaagaaaaaagcataGTCCGAGAAGCATGGGATAAAACCCTTGGTCTAGCAAAGCTCTTATGCGGCCTCCACGTCACCAACGCTTACCTCTGCACTTTTGTTCTG ACCTACGGTCCCAGTATGCTCCCTACTCTGAGTCTCACCGGTGATTTGCTACTGGCCGAACGGATCTCCACCAGGTTCGGCATGGTGCGTCGAGGTGATATTGTTCTTGTACGCTCGCCAAAGGTCCCTACGAAAGTCGTCACCAAGCGCTTGATTGGCATGGAGGGCGACTCTGTTACGTACATTGTGGACCCTGAGAACAGTGATAGATGCGAAACCATTGTG GTTCCGAAGGGACATGTCTGGGTAGAAGGAGACAATATCTATGTTTCCAATGATTCGAGAAAATTTGGTCCTGTTCCTTATGGTCTCCTTCAAGGCAAAGTATTCTGGAGG ATATGGCCACCCAAGGTTTTTGGACCACTTGAACAGAAGAAAGTGAAGGATGCAATGGCATAA